From a region of the Budorcas taxicolor isolate Tak-1 chromosome 9, Takin1.1, whole genome shotgun sequence genome:
- the HMGN3 gene encoding high mobility group nucleosome-binding domain-containing protein 3 isoform X2 — protein MPKRKSPENTEGKDGSKVTKQEPTRRSARLSAKPAPPKPEPKPRKTSAKKEPAAKVSKGVKGKKEEKQDAGKEGPAAPSENGDTKAEEIRISRSTVNVSASRGTPPSTLSVKGQIETAQKTESVANEGE, from the exons ATGCCGAAGAGAAAG tctCCAGAGAATACAGAGGGCAAGGATGGATCCAAAGTAACTAAACAGGAG CCCACCAGACGGTCAGCCAGGTTGTCAGCG AAACCTGCTCCCCCCAAACCTGAACCTAAACCAAGAAAAACATCTGCTAAG AAAGAACCCGCAGCAAAGGTTAGCAAAGGTGTTAaagggaagaaggaggagaagcaggacGCTGGAAAGGAAGGTCCCGCAGCACCGTCTGAAAATGgtgacactaaagctgaagag ATCCGCATCTCTCGCTCAACTGTTAATGTCTCAGCCTCCAGAGGTACCCCACCCAGCACACTGTCAGTAAAGGGGCAGATTGAAACA gCACAGAAAACTGAATCTGTAGCTAACGAGGGAGAATGA
- the HMGN3 gene encoding high mobility group nucleosome-binding domain-containing protein 3 isoform X3, producing the protein MPKRKSPENTEGKDGSKVTKQEPTRRSARLSAKPAPPKPEPKPRKTSAKKEPAAKVSKGVKGKKEEKQDAGKEGPAAPSENGDTKAEEIRISRSTVNVSASRGTPPSTLSVKGQIETVRVKGTEN; encoded by the exons ATGCCGAAGAGAAAG tctCCAGAGAATACAGAGGGCAAGGATGGATCCAAAGTAACTAAACAGGAG CCCACCAGACGGTCAGCCAGGTTGTCAGCG AAACCTGCTCCCCCCAAACCTGAACCTAAACCAAGAAAAACATCTGCTAAG AAAGAACCCGCAGCAAAGGTTAGCAAAGGTGTTAaagggaagaaggaggagaagcaggacGCTGGAAAGGAAGGTCCCGCAGCACCGTCTGAAAATGgtgacactaaagctgaagag ATCCGCATCTCTCGCTCAACTGTTAATGTCTCAGCCTCCAGAGGTACCCCACCCAGCACACTGTCAGTAAAGGGGCAGATTGAAACAGTGAGAGTTAAGG gCACAGAAAACTGA
- the HMGN3 gene encoding high mobility group nucleosome-binding domain-containing protein 3 isoform X1: MPKRKSPENTEGKDGSKVTKQEPTRRSARLSAKPAPPKPEPKPRKTSAKKEPAAKVSKGVKGKKEEKQDAGKEGPAAPSENGDTKAEEIRISRSTVNVSASRGTPPSTLSVKGQIETVRVKGTVDSSARLQ, encoded by the exons ATGCCGAAGAGAAAG tctCCAGAGAATACAGAGGGCAAGGATGGATCCAAAGTAACTAAACAGGAG CCCACCAGACGGTCAGCCAGGTTGTCAGCG AAACCTGCTCCCCCCAAACCTGAACCTAAACCAAGAAAAACATCTGCTAAG AAAGAACCCGCAGCAAAGGTTAGCAAAGGTGTTAaagggaagaaggaggagaagcaggacGCTGGAAAGGAAGGTCCCGCAGCACCGTCTGAAAATGgtgacactaaagctgaagag ATCCGCATCTCTCGCTCAACTGTTAATGTCTCAGCCTCCAGAGGTACCCCACCCAGCACACTGTCAGTAAAGGGGCAGATTGAAACAGTGAGAGTTAAGGGTACAGTGGACAGTTCTGCACGTTTGCAGTGA
- the HMGN3 gene encoding high mobility group nucleosome-binding domain-containing protein 3 isoform X5, with product MPKRKSPENTEGKDGSKVTKQEPTRRSARLSAKPAPPKPEPKPRKTSAKKEPAAKVSKGVKGKKEEKQDAGKEGPAAPSENGDTKAEEIRISRSTVNVSASRGTEN from the exons ATGCCGAAGAGAAAG tctCCAGAGAATACAGAGGGCAAGGATGGATCCAAAGTAACTAAACAGGAG CCCACCAGACGGTCAGCCAGGTTGTCAGCG AAACCTGCTCCCCCCAAACCTGAACCTAAACCAAGAAAAACATCTGCTAAG AAAGAACCCGCAGCAAAGGTTAGCAAAGGTGTTAaagggaagaaggaggagaagcaggacGCTGGAAAGGAAGGTCCCGCAGCACCGTCTGAAAATGgtgacactaaagctgaagag ATCCGCATCTCTCGCTCAACTGTTAATGTCTCAGCCTCCAGAG gCACAGAAAACTGA
- the HMGN3 gene encoding high mobility group nucleosome-binding domain-containing protein 3 isoform X6 gives MPKRKSPENTEGKDGSKVTKQEPTRRSARLSAKPAPPKPEPKPRKTSAKKEPAAKVSKGVKGKKEEKQDAGKEGPAAPSENGDTKAEEAQKTESVANEGE, from the exons ATGCCGAAGAGAAAG tctCCAGAGAATACAGAGGGCAAGGATGGATCCAAAGTAACTAAACAGGAG CCCACCAGACGGTCAGCCAGGTTGTCAGCG AAACCTGCTCCCCCCAAACCTGAACCTAAACCAAGAAAAACATCTGCTAAG AAAGAACCCGCAGCAAAGGTTAGCAAAGGTGTTAaagggaagaaggaggagaagcaggacGCTGGAAAGGAAGGTCCCGCAGCACCGTCTGAAAATGgtgacactaaagctgaagag gCACAGAAAACTGAATCTGTAGCTAACGAGGGAGAATGA
- the HMGN3 gene encoding high mobility group nucleosome-binding domain-containing protein 3 isoform X4, with protein sequence MPKRKSPENTEGKDGSKVTKQEPTRRSARLSAKPAPPKPEPKPRKTSAKLLSPRQDRFSLHQERMLTRHTLEERSKSGGFPELPVTFSREPPCNPLKAQQNRVPFFP encoded by the exons ATGCCGAAGAGAAAG tctCCAGAGAATACAGAGGGCAAGGATGGATCCAAAGTAACTAAACAGGAG CCCACCAGACGGTCAGCCAGGTTGTCAGCG AAACCTGCTCCCCCCAAACCTGAACCTAAACCAAGAAAAACATCTGCTAAG CTGCTCTCCCCACGTCAGGACCGCTTCTCACTGCATCAAGAGAGGATGCTCACCAGACACACACTTGAGGAGAGGTCAAAGTCCGGTGGATTTCCTGAGTTGCCTGTTACATTTTCACGGGAGCCTCCATGTAACCCACTCAAAGCTCAGCAGAACCGGGTTCCCTTTTTCCCCTGA